In a single window of the Enoplosus armatus isolate fEnoArm2 chromosome 15, fEnoArm2.hap1, whole genome shotgun sequence genome:
- the iah1 gene encoding isoamyl acetate-hydrolyzing esterase 1 homolog, with amino-acid sequence MMSKFKTVIWPKVILFGDSITQFSFQANGWGADIANKLARKCDVVNRGLSGYNSRWAKIVLPRLIDSQNSADNNIAAVTVFFGANDCALEDKNPQQHVPLQEYSENLKEITRLLASAGVSADRVIFITPPPVYEPAWEKECILKGCPLNRHNSAAGQYAQACVQAAGQCGTDVLDLWTLMQKDGQDYTAYLSDGLHLSEKGNKFVSQHLWELLEGRVANLPFILPYWGDVDAKSPESSLLCDQ; translated from the exons ATGATGTCCAAGTTCAAAACAGTAATTTGGCCTAAAGTGATTTTATTTGGGGATTCCATCACGCAG ttttcatttcaagccAATGGGTGGGGTGCTGACATTGCCAACAAACTAGCAAG AAAGTGTGATGTTGTAAACAGAGGACTGTCTGGCTACAACTCCAGATGGGCCAAGATAGTTCTTCCTCGCCTCATTGACAGCCAAAACTCAGCAGACAACAACATAGCTGCTGTCACTGTCTTCTTTGGAGCCAACGACTGTGCCCTGGAAG ATAAAAACCCCCAACAGCACGTCCCCCTGCAGGAGTATTCAGAGAACCTGAAGGAGATCACCAGGCTGCTGGCATCAGCTGGAGTGTCAGCAGACAGAGTTATCTTCATCACCCCTCCACCTGTTTATGAGCCCGCCTGGGAGAAGGAGTGCATTTTGAAAG GATGTCCCCTCAATCGCCACAACTCTGCAGCGGGGCAGTATGCCCAGGCGTGCGTCCAGGCTGCTGGTCAGTGTGGTACAGACGTCCTGGACCTCTGGACACTCATGCAGAAAGATGGACAG GACTACACGGCCTACCTGTCCGACGGGCTGCATCTCTCAGAGAAGGGAAACAAGTTTGTGTCTCAGCACCTGTGGGAGCTGCTGGAGGGTCGTGTGGCCAATCTGCCGTTCATCCTGCCCTACTGGGGAGACGTCGACGCCAAGAGCCCAGAGAGCAGCCTCCTCTGCGACCAGTGA
- the LOC139297693 gene encoding cleavage and polyadenylation specificity factor subunit 3, with protein MATKRKVEVIVPAEESDQLLIRPLGAGQEVGRSCIILEFKGRKIMLDCGIHPGLEGMDALPYIDLIDPAEIDLLLISHFHLDHCGALPWFLQKTSFKGRTFMTHATKAIYRWLLSDYVKVSNISADDMLYTETDLEESMDKIETINFHEVKEVAGIKFWCYHAGHVLGAAMFMIEIAGVKLLYTGDFSRQEDRHLMAAEIPSVKPDILIIESTYGTHIHEKREEREARFCNTVHDIVNREGRCLIPVFALGRAQELLLILDEYWQNHPELHDIPIYYASSLAKKCMAVYQTYVNAMNDKIRKAININNPFVFKHISNLKSMDHFDDIGPSVVMASPGMMQSGLSRELFESWCTDKRNGVIIAGYCVEGTLAKHIMSEPEEITTMSGQKLQLKMSVDYISFSAHTDYQQTSEFIRALKPPHVILVHGEQNEMARLKAALIREYEDNDQVHIEVHNPRNTEAVTLNFRGEKLAKVMGSLADKKCAQGQRVSGILVKKNFNYHILNPSDLSTYTELAMSTVKQSQAIPFTGPYSLLVCHLRNLTGDVEELDGTEKNTLKIFKNITLTHEAGMVLLEWIANPLNDMYADAVTTVVLEVQSNPKAQKVMETQSAIMDMDVFQTRLGVMLQDMFGEECVDFSDGKNISVTVDGKTVHICLETRSVCFEDECTEDDSLREMVELAVQRLYDALNPAI; from the exons ATGGCTACAAAACGCAAAGTAGAGGTGATTGTCCCCGCGGAGGAAAGTGACCAGCTCCTAATTCGTCCACT GGGTGCTGGTCAGGAGGTTGGGAGGTCATGCATCATCCTGGAGTTCAAAGGAAGGAAGATTATG CTGGACTGTGGTATCCACCCTGGCTTGGAGGGAATGGATGCTCTCCCCTACATAGACTTGATTGACCCAGCCGAGATAGACCTACTGCTCATCAGCCA TTTCCACTTGGATCACTGTGGAGCTCTGCCCTGGTTCCTCCAGAAGACCAGCTTTAAAGGCAGGACCTTCATGACCCACGCCACCAAGGCCATCTACCGCTGGCTGCTGTCCGACTACGTTAAAGTCAG CAACATTTCTGCAGATGACATGCTGTACACTGAGACTGACCTGGAGGAGAGCATGGACAAGATCGAGACCATCAACTTCCACGAGGTCAAGGAGGTGGCTGGAATCAAGTTCTGGTGCTACCACGCTGGTCATGTGCTGGGAGCTGCCATGTTCATGATCGAAATAGCTGGAGTCAAG CTGCTGTACACAGGAGATTTCTCCAGACAAGAAGACAGGCATCTGATGGCAGCTGAGATCCCCAGCGTCAAACCTGACATCTTAATCATA GAGTCAACATATGGCACCCACATCcatgaaaagagggaggagcGTGAAGCTCGGTTCTGTAACACAGTCCATGACATCGTCAACAGAGAAGGCCGCTGTTTAATACCCGTGTTCGCTTTGGGGCGGGCCCAGGAACTGCTGCTCATCCTGG ATGAGTACTGGCAGAACCACCCAGAGCTCCATGACATCCCCATCTACTATGCTTCATCCCTGGCTAAGAAGTGCATGGCCGTGTACCAGACCTACGTCAACGCAATGAACGACAAGATCCGCAAGGCCATCAATATCAACAACCCTTTTGTCTTCAAGCACATCAGCAACCTCAAG AGCATGGATCACTTTGATGACATCGGCCCCAGCGTGGTGATGGCGTCTCCTGGTATGATGCAGAGCGGCCTCTCCAGAGAGCTCTTTGAGAGCTGGTGCACTGATAAGAGGAACGGAGTCATCATCGCTGGATACTGTGTGGAGGGCACACTGGCCAAG CACATCATGTCTGAGCCGGAGGAGATCACCACCATGTCAGGAcagaagctgcagctgaagatgTCAGTGGACTACATCTCCTTCTCTGCCCACACTGACTACCAGCAGACCAGCGAGTTCATCAGGGCTCTCAAACCACCACATGTG ATCCTGGTCCATGGGGAGCAGAATGAGATGGCCCGTCTGAAGGCTGCTCTGATCAGGGAGTACGAGGATAATGACCAGGTTCACATCGAGGTCCACAACCCTCGTAACACAGAAGCTGTCACCCTCAACTTCAGAGGAGAGAAGCTGGCCAAG GTGATGGGCTCTCTGGCTGATAAGAAGTGTGCTCAGGGCCAGAGGGTGTCAGGCATACTGGTGAAAAAGAACTTCAACTACCACATCCTCAACCCCTCTGACCTTTCTA CGTACACAGAGCTGGCCATGAGCACAGTGAAACAGTCCCAGGCCATCCCTTTCACCGGACCGTACTCACTGCTCGTCTGCCATCTGAGGAACCTCACAG GTGACGTGGAAGAGCTGGATGGAACcgagaaaaacactttgaagaTCTTTAAGAATATCACTCTGACCCATGAGGCTGGCATGGTGCTGCTGGAG TGGATAGCTAACCCTCTCAATGACATGTATGCCGATGCTGTCACCACTGTTGTGCTGGAAGTCCAGTCAAACCCGAAGGCTCAGAAAG TCATGGAGACCCAGAGCGCCATTATGGACATGGACGTCTTCCAAACCCGACTAGGAGTCATGTTGCA gGACATGTTTGGGGAGGAATGTGTGGATTTCAGTGATGGTAAAAACATCTCTGTGACAGTAGATGGGAAGACGGTTCACATTTGCTTGGAAACAAGG TCGGTGTGCTTCGAGGACGAATGCACAGAGGACGACTCCCTGAGAGAGATGGTGGAGCTGGCAGTGCAGCGGCTCTACGATGCCCTCAACCCGGCCATCTGA
- the LOC139297906 gene encoding uncharacterized protein translates to MAEVRHRLGRGAYDFAHETCKRYLLESPNKQVKSAIRASSLSAGFLLSDIQNGEVFGADTAAHRVTVGVSQDSYTRVTPLFGTVNDVWKNGNVAEYYYCRGLNKEYSLPNKTRVQNIERSLPLYRSNCNAKFRRTSCTFRSACRLQSLGSRRLCWGHGQLVFIRAYSGNGARAEPLYKTKTGYYEILEVTPTATQAQIKTAYYKQSFIYHPDRNAGGEEATVRFSEISEAYTVLCNKALRKKYDRGLLSQSDLIATARPSAKSTAGSSKQTESRRSVVGGDSRGGVFDFDKFFQNHYKEQLQRQRDIRVRKEELLRKKQETIGEKKLDRMMEVGVGVLLAMAVALLVSLKRG, encoded by the coding sequence ATGGCGGAGGTCAGGCATCGCCTTGGAAGGGGAGCGTACGACTTTGCACATGAAACATGTAAACGTTACCTCCTGGAAAGTCCGAACAAACAAGTTAAAAGTGCAATACGGGCTTCTTCCCTATCGGCGGGGTTTCTGTTGAGTGATATTCAAAATGGCGAAGTGTTTGGAGCCGACACTGCTGCGCACAGAGTGACCGTTGGAGTTTCACAGGACAGTTACACAAGGGTAACACCTCTGTTTGGTACTGTTAACGATGTTTGGAAAAACGGAAATGTCGCTGAATATTACTATTGTCGTGGACTTAACAAAGAGTATTCACTTCCTAACAAGACCCGGGTTCAAAATATAGAAAGAAGTCTCCCTCTGTACCGGAGTAACTGTAATGCCAAGTTTCGCAGGACTTCCTGCACCTTCAGGTCTGCTTGTCGACTTCAGAGCCTCGGTAGTCGGCGTTTGTGTTGGGGACATGGACAGCTTGTTTTTATCAGAGCTTACAGCGGCAACGGGGCCCGAGCTGAGCCCctttacaaaaccaaaacaggCTACTATGAAATCCTGGAGGTGACACCTACCGCCACTCAAGCCCAGATAAAAACAGCCTACTACAAGCAGTCCTTCATCTACCACCCGGACAGAAACGCTGGTGGGGAGGAGGCCACTGTTCGCTTCTCTGAGATCAGCGAGGCCTACACCGTGCTGTGCAATAAGGCACTAAGGAAGAAGTACGACCGGGGTCTGTTGAGCCAGTCTGACCTTATTGCAACAGCCAGACCCTCCGCCAAGAGCACCGCGGGGAGCTCAAAGCAAACCGAGAGCCGACGGTCTGTGGTGGGCGGAGACAGCCGAGGAGGCGTCTTTGATTTCGACAAGTTTTTCCAGAACCACTAcaaggagcagctgcagagacaaagagacatcAGAGTCCGCAAAGAGGAGTTGCTGAGGAAGAAGCAGGAGACGATTGGGGAGAAGAAGCTGGACAGGATGATGGAGGTGGGAGTCGGGGTGCTGCTGGCAATGGCCGTGGCCTTACTGGTCAGCTTAAAACGGGGTTGA
- the itgb1bp1 gene encoding integrin beta-1-binding protein 1 produces MFRKVKKRHSSSSSQSSEISTKSKSVDSSLGGLSRSSTVASLDTDSTKSSGNSTSETCAEFRVKYVGAIEKLQFDMSKTLQEPLDLINYIDAAQQDGKLPFVPGDEEMILGVSKYGVKVASLDQCDVLHRHPLYLIVRMLCYDDGLGAGKNLLALKTTDAKQEECSIWVYQCSSSEQAQSICKVLSASFDCALTSDKS; encoded by the exons ATGTTTCGGAAAGTCAAAAAgcgccacagcagcagcagctcgcaAAGCAGTGAGATCAGCACCAAAAGCAAA TCTGTGGACTCCAGTTTGGGGGGACTCTCCAGATCAAGCACAGTCGCCAGCCTCGACACAGACTCCACCAAGAGCTCAG GTAACAGCACGTCTGAAACATGCGCTGAGTTCCGGGTGAAGTATGTGGGAGCCATTGAGAAGTTACAGTTTGACATGAGCAAGACCCTCCAGGAGCCTCTGGACCTCATCAACTACATTGATGCCGCTCAG CAAGATGGAAAGCTGCCCTTCGTTCCTGGAGACGAAGAGATGATTCTGGGAGTGTCAAAGTACGGAGTCAAAGTGGCCTCACTGGACCAGTGT GACGTGCTGCATCGCCACCCTCTGTACCTGATAGTTCGCATGCTGTGTTACGATGATGGCCTGGGCGCGGGGAAGAATCTCCTGGCTCTCAAAACCACCGATGCAAAGCAAGAGGAGTGCAGCATCTGGGTGTACCagtgcagcagctca GAGCAGGCTCAGTCCATCTGCAAGGTGCTGTCGGCTTCTTTTGACTGCGCTCTGACATCAGACAAGTCCTGA